The stretch of DNA TGAAATGCTAAAAACCAAAAATAGAATAGAGTTCTCTTGGTGCTTTAAGCGGAAAAATAATAATGTGTGGGCTTCCATAAAAAATGCACAAATGAAGAATAAATCAAAGTATACATACATTTATAATTCAAGAATAATTACCAAAATTGGGTTTggggcctaactcaaccccaaaaactAGCTCATGATTTGACGTTGTTCAACACCATGTAAGGAGATAAACAGTTCATCCTCCCGCATGCCCAGGTTTTGTCATCTGGAGCATGGACAACATAACATGGAGGCCAACAATGGGTAACTAAGAATTAGAATGGGTTTGGCTATGATACCATGTTAAGAAAATAGACCTTGGACCTAACTCAAATCAAGAAGCTAGTACATGAGGCGAGGATTACTCAAAACCATGTATGGGGAAAACAACTCATTTCATCAACAAAGTGGGATACTAAATAACTACAAACACACCACAATTATATGGACGAAGGAATTGCAACAAACTAGGATTAAGTGAAATCATTACATATTACTGTTGCCCCTTCAAGATAGAGCTTACGAGTAGCGACATTGCACACCTTATTGCCCTGGTCCTAAACTAAACCTCTCTCTAAGCGACGTGAAACGCTCTACCTATTTCAAACCTAACTTCAAGGAATAAGCATGCTTTAGCAATTTATGATTACTACATTTTCTCCTGACATACATTAAATTCAATAACAAGTATCATTAGGAAGAAGATAGAAGAAGAAATTTGCCAATTCCGGAGCATAAATAAGGGGCTTTTTTTATGACGTGCCAGCTTGCAGACACCTCAACTATTCCACCggatacctgctacctcccaccaacaCAGGTACCAGGTAACACTGTACACCAAGGCTTAAGCttggaagaaatcacctagttttTTGGTTTTTCTACATTTTTATAAGGACAAAATACAAGATAATAAGAAGAATGTATATATCATGGACAATCCCATTTTCAGCTAACAAACTTTAAATTCATCAATAATATCGTTGAACCTGAGACCTCGTAGCTCTAACTcatttcattgaccactaggtaACGCTGCCAACCTAGGCTTAGACAAATGATAAGAAATCACCTAATGTTTTTGTTTTTCTACATCTTTTTAATAAGTAAAAATACAAGATAACAAGAAGAATGTACTATCTCATGccaatcccaatggtaatagtagaaACCAAATAACTACATTTTATAGTGACATACTTTAAATTCAATAACAAGAATCATAAAAAGGaggaaaatataaaaagaaaatttACCAACTTAGGAGCATGAACAAGGAATGGCAAGAAACAATTGTTTTTATCAGCACCAGCATTGACTTTCCTCTGAACCCAATCTTTAACAAAATCATCCAAGCTCTTTTTCGCCACTGATCCACCACCACACTGCCTCAAACCCCTATTTTCAAGTTTCAATTCATCTTCTTTATGCAAAAGAGAGAGCCCCATTTGGGTATTTGGTCCGGAAACAACAAGGGCCTGGATTTGGGTATCTGATTCACTTGAAATTTCAATATTTGGGTCCAAAAGATTGCCAAAATCAGGCATTTTTAAAACCATAAAGATTGATAATTAAGAGGGTTTCGGTTTGTAGTATTTGGAGAGAATTGTTTGCATCAGTTATGTGTGTGTCACTGTGTGACTGTGTGTGTGAGAAAGAAGGGGGAATGGATTTGGGTGGAAATTTCAGTGGGCGGGAAAAGCTAAATGTTTTTATAAGATTTGGTGAGGGGTAAAAGTGTTAAATTCAAGATTTTTGTGGGGAATAAAAGAAGTTAATTGAAGAGGAATAATTTAAAAGATATAATTTGTCAAGTAATTGTTTGGGTATACaagttaaaatttcttagttAAGTTTTTCAAATTAAGTACATGTTCGTAACTCAAAAATTGTGCGTGTCTCAACTAATTTATTTGACTGTTTATCCCCTATTTAAATACTAGTAGTCAAAATAATGTTATCAACCAAGAGGAGAGCAAATGATTTCGCAGTAGTTAGGTTCCAAATTTAGGACTGTTCCGGCATATTTGGGCTGATATAGTAAAGTAttgttataaaaaaatatatactatAACATAATATGAAAAATCCGTTTCAAAAAAGTATTGTTTCAGCTATgatatttttgttcagattttattaccgcttaaaatagtggctattttttaataattttgcaAATGGTGGCTATTTTTTCATTATCAGTCTGAAAACTGACTAACATATGCTATTTTGACCAatatttaaggcactaataattgTAAAAATAGTACTGGCTAGCtagttttcggactgataattgaaaaatagccagcgtttgtaaaattattgaaaaatagccactatttcaATGCAacgcgaaaagttccagcataatataccggaTATTGGAGCACATATGTATGAACTTCcgacatattatgctggaccagtatattatgctggaagttcacatgtaaaaaattcgaactccagtatattatactggaatatttttcggatattgaacagtattttcgttcagatttatctttacatgagtggctaaatttcgattatttttaaaattgtgactatttttcaattactacttataaatttgactatttttgaatttcacccttAATAATTGGGTTATTCTGCAATTCCTTAATCAACTTGAACAAGAAAAAAGCGTGAAACACcccacacccccccccccccaaaaaaaaaagatacaatatatgtatatgtatatatactctCTTTAACCCTAAGGAATACCCTCGTGAATTCTTGATCATCAACTTTTAAGTTTATTTTGTTCTTTGAATGAAGATGGCACCAAAAATACCATGCCCTCTTTGTTCAATACAACGCCTATGGAATAGGGATCCTGAGCTTTTTATGGTGCTATTTACTATTCTCTCTATCTTTTCCTTGTTGGGTTTTGGTATTTGGATGGGATTCATTGACGCTTCTGAGAAatcttttcccaaattttcaattgAAGCAATTACAGCTTCTAATATTAATATTTTACTATGGCCTGAATCATCCCTTTCTGCTCAAGACTTGACTATAAATTTCGTCGTCGAAAACCGTTATAATGATGAAATCGAGTACAAAAATATGGAGGCTTCAATTTCCTACCACGGACATATTTTTTAGTTGAATATATTATGACTTTATCATCAACGGAAAGGAGAGCGTACGTCAGTACAAGAACTTTTGGTAATTTTTCCGTCAAAATAATGGATGATTATGTCGAGTTTGGCATCACTAAGGAAAATAGAACAAGTGCATTTGGAACTTTTACAGTGGAGGTAAAGGGAAATTATAAATCTGGATATATGAAAGTTTCTTGTGGAGAAGTGAAGTTACAATTTTCGTCCCTTATACAAGAGATTGGATTGTTACAAAATTGCTCCACTTCTATGTGTACCGTTTTAATCCTATTAATTTTCCTTGAAGGAATTTTAAgattttagttttaatttataTGCAATTAGTGTCTGGACATTATATGTATTTTCTTATATGAGTTGTTGTTATTGTCTATAACCAACTATAAGTTCAAGTTACACAAAAATACTTCATCAGCTCTACATATTTGAAGTGAAATTGCAACAGTTTTTTGTCCCAAAATAGAACTTTAACGAATTGCATTAAACGATATGAGTGATTAACAAAGCGGATGAAAATCATGAGATATCAAGATAATTTCATTATATTAAACACAAAGAAAGAGTTATTAATCTCAAGCTGATGAAGAATAGTAAGTATATAATGAAATGCGAAAATTTAACTCACCCAACCACTTAaagtatataatatatgtataatcatatttaataatttatgtatatatattaactAAAAAGAGGTAAACAGTAAATCTAGGAGAATGCAATGACGAATTAGATCCCATGAAACAATCTAGGAGAATGCAATGACGAATAAGAGCTTAAAGATAAAATCTAACCTTTCAATGGTTTTTTCAATTCATCAAAATTTACCTAAAAATGAAAATAAGAGCTTATTTATACCAGGGCCTGTATAATAATGACGCAAATATTCCTAAGCTAATGAAAGAAATTCATGAATAACCAATTTTACAACTCCTAATTGAAGACAAGCCACATATTTAAAATTTACTCAATTTTCCATGCGAAAGTAATACATGGACAAAAATATCTCTAGAAAACCTACGCTTCCTCGTCACTTCTTCTTCACTTCGCAACTATGATGAAGCTAGTACACAAAAACTCCAACATAATATGTTGCATTTCGAACTTTCACAAATAAAATCTCAGCAAAAATATTGGAGTTTGAACTGTGTAATGCTGGAATTGAATTATGTAATGCtctctttatattttttgtaaactCCAGCATAACATGATAGATTTTAATTAGTAAAAGTGTTAAGCTCGAGCACGTTATGTTGGGTTTCAGTTTAATTTTCGAAATTTTTTCATTAAATCTTATTTGACTTCTTATGCTAAAATTTAGATACACGCTGAACAAATTAAATtattgacaatttaattcattgattactttctttagactttcgcttaacttctTTTATGTAACGGATATAAAGTCACATGCATGATTTCATCAACTAACTACTACTACGCTAATGTATGTTGTTATTATCCAATTTATAAAGGATACTGACCCACAAAAGAATTTCGCGATATAATAATTTAAAACAATAAACAATATACACAACTaatataattatatcaagattaagagtataagtacatttatTAGACtaaagaatttattttattaagacAGCATGAAATGCATACTCTACTTGGGTTGTTATATGTACTAGCACACAAAGTTGAAATTATATCATTCCCATAGTCAAGATAGCTTATATTTAATATTATGCTATAATTATTTCGATGGCTTGTCCCATTCCATCGTTAAATTGTAAacataatatttataacttataaCAACCGATGATTTTATCTTATATAAGTGAAACTTTATATGCTAAATCATCTACTACTTAGCAAAAATACAGACGAATACATGatctatttaaatttttattaaatttgattaaataattattctataataaatactatatctaaACGCATGGTTACTAGTGGAATTGGGGCACTCCGAGAGTCATCGAGACTCTAGGTACCGTAGGAGCATTAAGGTTGAGGAGGTCATGAGGATTATACGTAAGATGAGTATGGGTAAAGCAACCAGACTAGATGAAATTCCGGTAGAATTTTGGAGGTGTATGGACATAGCAGGAGTGGCTAActgggttgtttaatgttattttcaagacgaagaggatgccagatgagtggaggtggagcacgttagtaccgttgtacaagaacaaaggtgatatccagagttgtaacaactataggggtatcaagttgctaattcataccatgaaagtttggaaGAGGGTAGtagaagcgagggtgaggaggacggtgtctatatccgacaaccagttcgggttcatgtcgGGTCGATCGACTACGAAAGCTATCCACCTTATTAGAAGATTGGTGGAACAGTACAGGGATAGGGAcatgcacatggtgtttattgatatggagaaagcgtatgacaaggtccctAAAGAGGTTCTTTGGAGATGTATGGAGGTTAAAGGTGTGTCGGTTGCCTACATAAgagcgattaaggacatgtatgatggagcaaaGACTCGAGTTAGGAAAGTGGGGGGGAGACTCGGAGAATTTTTCGGTTATTATGGGATTACACCAAGGATCTGCTCTCAATCCGTTCTTATTTGCCTTGGTGATGGACGGACTGGCACGCCATATTCAGAGGGGGTGCCTTGGTGTATGTTATTCGTTGATGACATAGCGCTGATAGATGAGACGTGAGGCGGCGTTAATTAGAGGCTAGAGGATTGGAGACAtgcccttgagtctaagggtttcaagttgagcaggactaagaccgaatacctggagtgcaagttcagcgcaGAGCCGAGGGAAGTAGGCATggaagtgaggcttgaatcacaggtcatccccaagagagacaATTTCAAGCACCTTGGGTCAGTTATCCAGGGGGAGGAGGAGATCGGCGAGGATGTCATACACCGTATAGGggtgggatggatgaaatggagattaGCATCTGGAGTCTGCGTGACAGGAAAGtgccaccaatactcaaaggtaaATTTTATAGAGCGATGGTTAGACCAGTCATGttatatggggctgagtgttggccaattTAGAACTCACATATTCAgaggatgaaagtagcagaaatgaggatgttgaggtggatgtgcaggtacactaggatagataagattcgGAATGAATATATTTGGGAGGTGGGGCTCCTATGGATGCCAAGACgcaggaagcgaggcttagatggttcgtaCACGTATGGAGAAGAAGACCGgatgccccggtaaggaggtgtgagcggttagTTTTGGCAGGTacaagaagaggtagagggtggcctaagaagtattggggggAGGTGATTAGACAGGACATGGTATGGCATCAGATTTCGGAGGACGTGGcgcttgataggaaggtgtggagattGCACATTAGGGTTGTGAATACCTAATGTTTGCTCTTTATTTTCTCCTACATTACATTTTTTTTAGGTTTATTGCGTGTGTTTGTAGATTTTTAGAATTAGATTTTTAAATAGTTAATAATGGGGTTAAAGGATTGGTTTTGTTATTTTAAGGCCAAAATGGACCAAAGTCAGCGGCCCAATTGCATTTGACCCGCCCAGCTCAAGGCCCCCACCAGACACGTCAAAACGACGTAGTTTCGTATTTGTGGTTGAGATTCAATCTCATACACCCATCTTGACTTGATCTAACGGTCATAATCTGATATTCATTCCTAGTATTTAAAACCTAAAGGAGCCAAAATTTGCCcttattttgcccattttctatTCTCCCCCTCTCACTTCGCCCTCTCTCCTCTCTCTTTCTAACCCCTGCTGCCGCCACCTTCCCTACGGTGGCTCCGCCggccagaattctccaccatcgGCCAACCACCTCCAATCACTACCAAGTTTTTACTCAATAATCTAATCAACCTCCTCTTTAGAATCTCCAAACCAAACTTTCCAAAAGCCATCCAATCTCCACGATTTGTGGATctagaaaccctagccgccgccTATTTTTCCAAAATCAAAGAACATCGGGCACTACCACCCCACGAtacatacatgaatggatagagctccacCATGCCAACCCTTTCCCCTAGGTCTCCACCCGAAACCCCGGCTGAATTCCGATGACCACCTCCCGCTGCCGCCATCGCCACTGCTcactcttctttttcttcttatttttcttttttccttcttcCCCCCTTGCCTAGATATGAATCAAGCGAGCTTTTCACACCGGCACGATACCAATATCGAAATTGGTTCACCGAACCTTTGGTATTGGTATCTGCCAACGTGAAAAGTTCGCTTCGTGGTCGATTCGCCGCTGGCTGATATCCTTggcatctcgtcactactcgaatTAGCATAAAATCCCTTGCTATGGTAAGATCATAGTTCTTCTTCACTTTTTCTGATTTGCTTCTGTAATTGGGTTTAAGTTTAGTTTAAGTGTATATTTCTTATCGATAGTTAATTGCTCGTTCTGATCGTTGTCGATTCAATGGATCACGTTCATTTTGCATAGTGGCTTAATTGTCTGTTTGATTTAGCCATGTCATTTATGTGATCGTAAGATGAATCAATTTTTTTCCATTCGAATAGGTTCTGATTAGCTGCTAGTAATAGTCGCTTAGTTAGTGATAGtgatgttgatacccaattttaccctcatactttttcaaataatatatatactttcaaatatcattttgcatcattacttaatttacaaaagttctataatttttcataattttttaaagctttcaaatttatttttcttgcatCTAAATTacttgaacatgtattaattaccccttttAAACTATTTTGTGATAACTTAATcgtccaaatttattatttgtatccatatatatatatatatgagaataaTTTATGAGAATGATTTTGTAATAAGTCACGTGACATTCAAATTAGAGTTGCTGCTAAGTTACAAGTGACAGGCTATAAAAGTTTGACAATTATTAGCAAGTATGAGCTAGTTCATAGGAAAGATCATCAACAACCATTGCTTGTACCCCATATCCAAGCCAAATTTCTGGAAGCTTCCGGTGTCATGTAAAGAATTCTTCATGGTTGCCTTTTTCGTTTTCTTTCAGCACCAGAGTGACACATAATGATTGGAAAGCACATTTAATCCCTGTTACACACATATGTatatatgaaaaaataaaattcctCGCCTTTCTCCCATTTTGTCAATATCCATCTTTTAGTGAAGATTTCAGAGCATTTTTATGCTTCTTGTATTTTGAGTTTTATATATTATAGGAAAGCGTCTAGAACTTGAATGAATAATTTGCATATCGCAAATTCAAATTGTTACATTTTGGCCTTCTTTATATTGATATATTCCTCAAGACAAGCAAAAGTCTAAACATTGAAGAGAGCAATTTTAGTTGAAAAAACACCATATAATTTTGTGTTTTAAAACTACAACCTACTCTAAACTTTGTGGGACCAGCAGATATACCTGGAACACGTCCATTTGAAAGATCAGAACAGAAATATAGAGATGTTCATAAATGGATCAAGGTGTCTTAACAGTTATGATCTTTCTGCAGGAAAAATTTTCTCGTGAACGCAATACTGTATGTCCTTGATAACATTAAAATTCAAAGCAGCATTTAAATATGAGTTTCAGAATTGGTTTCGGTATTGAACTGCGGTCTGCGCATATAAGCTCACTGCAGACCGGCTCATAGGAACCTTTGGCAGATTAATACCAAAAATAAAAAGTCTAGACCCCGCAACCAATATGCTGAAAGTGACACGCAATGTATGTTCTGATCTAACCTAAGCAGAATTTGCCTACCTGGCACAACTACCTAACGCTATATGACAACGATACTATAAGTACATGATATTTAGTTTATAGTTGCTTTTAAGGTACAGATGAAGTGATGAATAGGGTACAAAGTTTTGAGCTAATATTGCAGATATCAGCTCTCATAGGAAAGGTTGGTATCGGAATAGGAACTAATAGTATGACCTCACTTATGATGTTAGACTCGAGCAGATACCCCTACGGTCAATTTACAAGTATTTCTTGCACCCCCACATTCCAAGAGCTAAATTACTGGAAGTGGAAGCTTCCTGTGTCATGCCAAATAAATCTGTGTGGTCGCCCTTTATCACTTTCTTTCAGTACTAGAGTGATACAGAATGTTTGGAAGAGGACATTTTCTCTCTATAATGCACATGTGCGCCAACTACATGTTGAATTCCACAACTTACAAAGTCTAACAAAAGGAAGTACGTACACTCTTTCTAAATAAATGAACATCTGTTTGTAGATGCAAAAGATAAATTTCAATACCAAACAAAAAACTAATATCTTTACACCAAGATGGATTTCCCACAAATGGTTAAAAGAAACTCTTAGTGTGTAAAATAGTTATTTACATTCTCAACTAGTTTATCACCAACCAGAAGTAGAATTCAATACAAATTGCTCCGTGCTTTTAGACATTTCATAATGAACTATTCCAATATTCGACATGGATTATTGAGAGCAGCACATTCAATATAAATAGAGCTGCGGAAAAAATAATTAACATACATAGTAATCAAACCAATACAAAAgataatcaataattcaactaagcTTCCATAAGCTTATCATAATAATCTTTGAGCAATGTAACAAACAAGAATAACAATCTCATATCTTGCAGTTAAAAAAATAACACAGGGAAACATTCAACAATCACCTGAACTACTGCTTGCCATAATTCTCCAAATACCATTTATAGGTATCAACAAGACCATCCCGAAGCGAAATCTTGGGTGTCCATCCCAATCCAACAAGCTTTGAAGTATCCATAAGCTTCCTTGGTGTCCCATCCGGCTTAGTCGAATCCCAAATCAATTCACCTTTAAACCCCACAACTTCCTTAACTAACTCAGCTAATTCCTTTATAGTAACTTCACTCCCACTCCCAACATTCACATGTTCTAAATCACTGtaattttctaacaaaaataTCACTGCATCAGCTAAATCATCCACGTGTAAAAATTCCCTCAAGGGTGAACCTGTCCCCCACACAACAACCTTATCTAGGTTGTTAATTTTTGCTTCATGAAACCTACGTAATAATGCAGGTAAAACGTGTGAATTCTCAGGGTGAAAATTGTCATTTGTACCGTATAAATTTGTCGGCATTGCTGAAATAGCATCAAAATTATGTTGTAGCCTATAAGCCTGACACATTTTGATACCGGCAATTTTTGCAATAGCGTACCATTCGTTTGTAGGTTCTAAAGGAGCAGTTAAAAGGGCATTTTCGGGAATTGGCTGAGGTGCAAATTTAGGGTAAATACATGAGGAACCGAGGAACAGAAGCTTTTGGACTTTGTGATTGAATGACGAAACGATGACGTTTGTTTGGATTTGGAGATTTACAGTGATGAAATCTGCTGGATATGTGTTGTTTGCGTGTATGCCACCGACTTTAGCGGCGGCGAGGATGACGTATTGAGGTTTCTCGGCGGCGAAGAAGGATTCGACGGCGGATTGGTTTGTGAGGTCGAGATCGGAATGTGTGCGGAGGAGGAGATTTGTGTAGCCTAATTGGTGGAGTTTTCGGACTACGGCGGATCCGACGAGTCCGCGGTGGCCGGCGACGAAGATCTTGGCGGATGCGTCTATCGGCATTTTTTGTGTGTGGACTCAGATTtcggtgtgtgtgtgtgtgtgaaatgAAATGGACTAAGCTCGAGAGGAAGGAGCTAAATAAtgcaaaaaaatattataaaaataagaaataattagataaataagaaaataaaattaagataccaagtttgtttagtttcttttataATCATGTGATATTCAAAATTATTGGTTCGGCTAATTTGACTTTGCAATGCATACGATTTATTAAGGAGGAATTGCTTTATATTAAGAATCTTTTCATTGTCAAATCAAAACTTCAAATCGAGTTCGAAATCAGAGCGGAGAGATCTCATTCATCCCACATTTGAAAGAGTAATTTTGTTCCGTCAATACAACTTATCGAGTTATCAAGCTGAACTGAATCATAAATTTCTAGAATTGGGAATAATTTTTTTGAGGAACTAAAGTTTTAAATAATAAGTAAAAAGGGTAGCCCGGTGCATTAAGCTCCCGTTATACGTGGAATTCGGGAAAAGATCGAACCACAAGAGTCTatcgtacgcagtcttaccctgtatTTCTGTAAGATGATATTTCCACATCTTGAACTCGTGACCTCCTAGTAACAACTTGTAAGAAATAATAGAGCATTATTTAGGAAataaaccaagaaaatatatcGATTCATTCAATGAAAAGCAATTGGGCAATAAAAAGATGCTTTTTTTATAATTATGTAGTAAAATTTTAAgattaatttaatttttatttactaAAATTTTGATGAGTGAaacatttgaccttactacaaaAGATAGGACATGAAAAGTGTATTCTACGGTCAAACTTCTCTATAACAACCTCGTTTGTTCCAGATATTTTTGGATATTATAGCGAATTGCTGCTATAGAAAACGTATATTATAACAGAATATGAAATTTGATTCCGAAAAAACTTGTCTTTTATAGTGAAGTGGTATTATATatggatgttgttatagagatgtATGACTGTATTATCTAAAGAAAGGTATTAAATTATCCAAAATATTtccattttttgcgttttaagtGGGTCATGTACAGATAATATTTCGCCTTTAATATACTTGAAATTGTGGTACGCCTAATCCAATTTAGTTGGATTAAGCTAATTATTCATATTTAATTGATTAAATGTATCTTCCAAATAATTGAATGTATACTAATTGGGTAAGTAAGTGTAACATTTAAGATTGTGGAAACTATCATATCATATACTTTGGAAAAAAAAGAGTTAAACACTTTTTCACAATCCGAATCAAATAATTTTACTTTAGCAATTATCAATTTACGTGAGAGTACATAATTCAATCATCATTAAAAAATAAATAGGTCTATGAAAGACAAATATTTTGCATACGTTGGCTTTAGTAAAAATATCGAGTCCATTTAAATTTTCAGTATCAGAAAAAGAGTATCTAAATTATGAATATTTTTAACACTCTTTTCATAAATTCATGATACATTTTAGCCATGATATGTAAAGCATATTTAAAATTGCGATTGGATACTATAAATACAGTGATAAAGCCAATGTAGAGACACTAATTTCAAATGAATGTTCAGAATATATTCAATTGAAAAACAAATATTGACAGGTAAAAAAAAATTCCAACATTGTTATATTTGCTTTCTTTTACACATATTATTTGGCAATATGAGTCACTTATGCAATTGTTAATTTCCAAAAA from Nicotiana tomentosiformis chromosome 11, ASM39032v3, whole genome shotgun sequence encodes:
- the LOC138900732 gene encoding putative GDP-L-fucose synthase 2, whose translation is MPIDASAKIFVAGHRGLVGSAVVRKLHQLGYTNLLLRTHSDLDLTNQSAVESFFAAEKPQYVILAAAKVGGIHANNTYPADFITVNLQIQTNVIVSSFNHKVQKLLFLGSSCIYPKFAPQPIPENALLTAPLEPTNEWYAIAKIAGIKMCQAYRLQHNFDAISAMPTNLYGTNDNFHPENSHVLPALLRRFHEAKINNLDKVVVWGTGSPLREFLHVDDLADAVIFLLENYSDLEHVNVGSGSEVTIKELAELVKEVVGFKGELIWDSTKPDGTPRKLMDTSKLVGLGWTPKISLRDGLVDTYKWYLENYGKQ